TGATATTAAGTTAAGACATTATTCACATTGATTGTTTTAAGGGATAGACTTACCCTTTAGAATGGAGACGGCCTCGCGTGATAGCCAAACTGGGTATAGGACGTCGTCGTGCATAATCGAATCGAAGAGCTCGTCCTCGTTATCGGCCTCGAACGGAGGCTGGCCGGCCATCATCTCGTACATGAGGACGCCGAGCGCCCACCAATCGACGGAGGCGCCATACTCCTGCTCCTTGAGGATCTCCGGGGCGATGTAGTCGGGCGTGCCGCAGAAGGTGGTGGTCAGCATGCCGTTCATGATGCCCTCCTTGCACATACCAAAGTCAGCCAGCTTGCAGTGGCCCTCCTGGTCGAGCAGGATGTTGTCCAGCTTCAGGTCGCGGTAGATGACGCCATGAGTGTGGAGGAACTGCAATGCCAGGGTAACCTCCGCCGCGTAAAAGGCCGCCCGGGCGGCCTCGAAGCGTCGCGCCTTCTGTATCTGGAACATCAGGTCACCGCCATTGACGTACTCCATCACGAAGAAGAGGCGGTCCGGGGTCTGGAAACAGGAATGTAACGCAGTCAGGAAGGGATGGTTGGCGGCCAGCGCCAGGATGCGCTTCTCCGTCATGGTGCAGTCCACGTCGTCGTCCTGGATGATGGCGTCCTTCTTGAGCACCTTTATGGCATAGATCTCGTCGGTGCCCTTCTTCTCGGCGAGCATCACCTTGCCAAAGGATCCCTTGCCGAGCACCTTGATGAAGTTAAAATCGAGCAAGGAGCACTTGCCGGGCCGAGTCTCCCCAGTGGCCCCACCGCCGCCGGCACCGCCCACGACTAGGCTCATGCAGCTGCTGCTATTGTAGCCGCTGGTCAGCGTCGTAGTGGAGGTGGCCAGGCTGTCCGCCGAGAGCGTGCCACTGCGGAAGGACTGCCCGGGAGCGCCGTCGCCGTCGGGTCCCAAGGAGGCACCATAGTTGTCCTCGCCGCCCTGCTGGTTCAAGTACTTGGAGCGGCGCGGCTGCTGCTTGTCCGGCGAGATCCCCAGCGAGCTAAGGATCTCGGCCATCTGCTTGGTATTGATGCCGCACGTATTGGCCACGTTCTTCTGACACCGCTTGTGCACGTTCATCCCGCAGGTCTCGCACTGCAATCCCTGCTTGATCAGGCCATAGAGCAGCGATCCGCAGTGGTCGCAGAAGGTGAACCTCTTGTAGCTGTGCACCACAAAACGGTGCGGTACATTCACGTTAAAGCGCTGGCCCGCCGGCACCACCTCCACTTTGGTTTGCTGCGGACACAACTGAGTTAGCTAGATCGTGGAGCTCTTGGTTATGCCGCATGACTCACCTCATCTCGCATGCCCGGACACTTGGACACCACGGAcaaatggcattttttatGTACAACTAACGTGCAGACTAGAAGTGTGTTTGGGGGAGAGAAATCAAAGGCGACATATTAATATCCAGAACTCTGCACTAAACGCTTATGCAATTTTTCGATGGCAGAGGCAGAGAGTGCAGGGCAAAAAATCCAAAACTCTAAAGGACAAATATGCGCTCGGAAACAGGTTGCCTGAAAGGTTTTTAGCGTAACGTTTGTAATAAATGACATTTAAGACATGCTAAAAGTATCTTTCTATTAATTGACAAGAAAAATAATCAGTTGTGTCACAGAAAATGTAATTGAAAATGTgtcaaaagtatgctacaaaataattttcagTCAATCaattatattatacatttatatattatttctaagaAATTCTACAAGTGTACTTAATTTTTCCACAAATTCGTATATCAATTTTTCGATTAAATCCAATTTGGAGAAAATATATCAAAGTATCTCATAATTGatataaatcgattttatttccagctgAAGTGTATGACTTTATTGCATAGATCCGTTAAGATACTATCTCAAACTATGTTGATTTCTGTGGCAcctgttatatatatattattttacattttataagcattaaaaatacaaaaagaacaacaatttctgtataaaaactattaattgtAATCACTTTGATAATCGTTTTTTTCTATATCTCAAATCCACAGAGTTTTAGGTGACATATTTGTGTAATTTATAGCCTGGGCAACATTTTTCCGAGCCTACACTCTACAGTCTAGAGACATAcgaatatgtatatatatttacaggaTTTCGTTTAACTCAAGCTCGTTGAAACATTCAGGGTTAGACACAAAGTGGCTCAATCGTGGCATTCAATAGTTTCTTTTGGATCTTCTCTCGGATCTCCTTGAATACCACGATTGAGCTTAAGAAATTAGTTGAGAAACTTGTCGACGACCGTTTCTTGTTGTGCAGTGTGTGattatacacatatattttgtatgttGGTCAGTGGAGTTAAGTTGTGTGCTCGTTGTCTGTGCTCTAATTAGTGTTTCGGTGTACACAAGGTTTTAATCACAACATTTAAACGATGCATCGTgccagatatatgtatattgaaaCCAAAGAAGAAAAGAGAGAATGCACAGAATGAAGCCGAAAAGCCATTTTCTGTGGCTACAAAGAGTAAAAGGTAATTAAAACTATTGCAAGTAGTAGATTTTCTTAGTTGGACAAGACTTTTAGAAAGATTAAAGTCCACTCACTGCTCTTCCATGAACTAACAGAGATACTTAATATCagcttaatatatttaaagttttagttACATTTAATCCCCCCTAATAGGCATGCACAATAATGTAAGTCGACATAATACAGAGTGTATTGAGATGATACAGACGGACAAACAAAGAAACCTTAATGAAATGACATTGTTTGGTAATTCTAAGAGACTTGCATTGGATTACACCCACAGGACCCTTTCCGATGATCTAATTAGTAGTCTTCATTCCTTCCGCATAAGTGAGATACAAAAATGCAATGTGATGGGGACAGGACCAGATCGATTAGTGGTGCAATTGGGGGACAGGACACCGGAGTGTTGTCCTGTTCCGAGCGAAGCATGACTCAAGCCGTGGGTGATGCATTGATGCATTGGACAATGCCAAACGAACTCTGCACTAATGTAGAGGGGTTGATTCCGTTTcgataaaaaataatcaaggAAACCCcaaaatggcaacaacaacaacaacgacaacagcAAACAACGAATAACGAACAACGAACGAACGTAACAAGCAAATGCAAAGTGATATGGTTTTTGGATTGAATATAGCTTTAGAGGGGGGCGCTCTTCCTGGAGGGAGCTCCCCCTAGAAGCGCCAGGGCTAAAGCTGCCCTGGTTGCTCCTTTCTTGTTCAGTCTGAAGCGAACACACATACCTTGACATTGATAGCCTTGTTTACCAATTCCCCTGCAAAAAGGCAAGAAATTCCATGGCtattgtatgtatttatattttttgggtaACTGAATGATTGGTGTgttggttgtgtgtgtgtgtgtgagtgtgttttttGATGGATGAGAACCTGAAGCCCCGTGAGAAACCAAGCATGAGGCCGAGCTGATCGTGAACCCGATGACCCCGCGACCCGCCAGTCAAGCTGTAGCCCCAAAAAGGAAACCACCAAGTGTTAATGCCGATGTGAAACCAAGGAAATTAAAACGCTAATAGAGTGAgcctcccaaaaaaaagaagatgaTGTTGTGGAGCCGAGAGAAGATGAGTGAATAAAGGATAGAGTGGTACATTAAGAACATACATATAGAGGTAAAGAGATCAACCCAAGTAGAATAAAATCAAAAGTAGTTCAGATGGTGAGcggtgttgtgtgtgtgtaaatcaAGTCCCGAAAATAAATGCATGTTCAGATTAATCACTGCAGAAATACAACTTAAAGATGTACGGAGGAGATGTTGTCAGCCCGGGACTGTACGATTATGTGTGCTGTGTGCTCCACTTACCAGATAAACTCGCGGCAATGCGAACAGAAGGTGGGTTGACGCAAAAACGTTGCCATGAACTTGTGCCCATTCACCTGGTTTTGGGAAAATACACAGGTTAATTAGTAAAATGAGAGGAGATTATAGGCCTCAGAACCATagaaatcaataataatattcaaagCTATTGATTTCATAGGTCCATTATCCTTAGACAACGCCACTAACCTGATGCACACGACGACGCATGGCACCGCGACGCCGATTGAAGCCGGCGCGCTCTTTGAACTCCTTGTTGACGGCCACGGTGTGCTCCACCTCGGCCTCGGCTTTGGCTTGTtctaaattttacaacaaataAGTTAAAGTttacgataaataaaaataaatgaatttcagATACCATTGCGATTCTTTAGCTCAATTATGACGTGGATCTTGCCCTGGGGCTCCAAGTTAACCTGCATGAATACAGAAAATAGGATTATTGTTtccaaaaaacataaataaaagccaTAACATACCCATAGATCCTGCACAGCCGTCTCGCTCTGCATGAGGTCCTCGAAGGAGATTATGCAGTTGGCCACGAAATCGTCTGGCGGCAGAGCGGCATCGTGAAAGACGGTCAAATTAATGTTGCTGACATTGGTAACGTCATGGACGAACTGCTCGTTCCAAACAGGATCAAATGTCTTTGGCCGTGTGGTGGCTCGATctaaaagttataaattaaatgttttatttattataaatctCCAGGATTTTTATGGCAGGACCTACCAAAGTGACTCTCGTCAACATCTATGGACACATAGGGATCGATTAGCTGCTCGTCGGCTAGCTTGCCAAAGGTGAGGTTGTGGCGCTTCTGGAAGTCTGTGGGCCGCAGGCCACTCGCCTCGCACACCTTAATCTGCAGCTTGCCCGTAAACATGGTTGTCTTTAAAGACGGTTGAATtgagtccgagtccgagttTGCTTCCGTATCCTTTCCGCCTGCTCCTGCCGCTCCTCGGTCCTGCGTGCGATGTCCGTGTGTGTGCTGGGAGCAGCGGTCTCACCACTCGACTGTGGTTGTCCAAGTGCTGTCGTTGGTGATCTGATCTGCTCTGCTAGTGATCTGTGGGGGAAACAAGATCAGACGGGGGGGGATAAGGTCGAGTGGCGTTCGCAACTTTCTCTGTGGGCCAATGTTAGTGTAGGTCATTGACACTCATGAATGGCTTGTGCCGTGCACTCGATTCATTCTCAAGGTCGCCGCCTGCTCCTCGCTTCAATGGAATTTAGGTACATACAGATATCtatctacatacatatgcgGCCATAATAATAGTTGAggaggctttttttatatacatttttataattttgaaatttctcTATAGGTAGTTCTTtatggttttaaaatataaagtacaAAATCATGCAGCATATTTTTAGACAGCACTTTTAAACGGATTTAAATCACTAAAAATGACTAAAAAGtctgaaaaaatgtatattttaaatatttaaatgttcaaATACTATAATCTTGGCCGCCGCTGTATGTGTgagtgtacatatgtatgtgtgtgggcACTCGGACTCGGATGGGGGAAATTAGGCAATCGCTCAAACGACAACAGTCCGTGAAACGGAAAATCGAAAATAGTACACGaccatcatcattatcatcatcattatattGTGCCTGTGGTAATATTTTTCTGGCGCATAAATCATTCCAAGGAGTGCAACTTTGTTAATTTCGCAATTTTCAGTGAGAGATCGCCTGTTGTGGAaatacgcacacacacattcaccACCACTTGGGAATTCCTCTAATTAGCAAACAAGGAATTTGTTTTCTCTGATTGGCAACATTTTGTTTGGTGGGGAACACAAGTACACATAAGTGATTGGTCCATTTTTTACAACCTCAAGTGCTTTCATTGTCATTTAGATTTGATTACATATCATAATGCCTTTGCTCGCTCactttttttatgcaaattttttgtGTGCATGTATGGTTTatacatacacacaaacacgCGCAGCTTTTTCCACAGataaaacaacaaagaaaGAATAACAAGAAATGTTCTAGCTTCCTCCCACTCGCACCTCAGCGCGCCAGTCACCAATACACTCGCGAATCACTCCACCACCCCCTGGCGATCCAATAAGAAACACCTGACGAAACGCGAGAAAATGCGTGCATTTAACTAAACGTTTTTGGGCAAGAACGTCCAATtggaaaattgtaattttctaATTGGTGAAAACGAAGACCTTCCAGCCTCCAGGGTTGCCGTACCGACTAATGAGTGCAGTGAGCGAAAGCCAGTGTTGGTAATCAGTTTTACACATTTTCTCTTTTTGTCACTCTGATACGCTCTCGATTtcgcactctctctctctctcgcactCTCTGGCTCTCTCTATTGTTGGTACAAATATAGAGAAAAAATGTTTGAGGCGCGCAGAATCTGCTATTTGTgcgaaaaaattaaggatgCCTTGGCActagaacacacacacacacacacacacactcgctcgacatatgtatgtataacgCACACAATTACACGCACCCTGTTTGCACAGCGTTTTAAATTGATTGGTTTCCCAAGGAATTTGCCTTTGGTTTCCGACGAATTCGAAATATTTCACAAGATCACAGTTTCCAGCATTTTCCGTTGCATTGCTGGCAATTTATTGTTGGCTTTGAATCGAAATCGCGTATTACTATTGATAAAAATGTTCACGCCAATTTTTATTGGAAAAATGTTGGGGATGTGCAACTTGAGCGATGTATCGTTTGGGGCCAGTGTTGCGAGTTAAGCTTATTTTAGGCTAGATCtagcaaattttgaaaaaGCTTATGAAATTGGCAACTAGCTTAAATCCAACAAATTCTAGCAATAACTGCATtcgtaacaacaacaatttattttataggaCAAATAGCTAAGATATATGATTGTTCTTTTTTCGCCGATAAAGTGTTCaaatgcttttgttttgcGTATTGGTTTTAGTAATTTATAGCTTATTCGAGTGTTCATCACTTGCAAAACTGTAACAGACCAAGGTTggtacagaaaaaaaacaaaaagtgtgACCTTTACTAAgttgtaaaattatttaattttaaatttaacaacatTACATGTTGAAAAACTGAAAGTATATGAAAAAATGTAAACCAAATAATAGGtgtgcatttatttttaccaTAAATCTTTCACTTTCCAACACTGGCAgtagaagaagaagaggacaAAGAGGGCTATTtgcaaattgtaaataaataaaatcagccAAAATGAGTTCGGGGGCCATGCGCACACCCGTCTCGCAGATCCTCCAAAGCAAGCACGACCAGGATGCCGAAGAGGAGCCCAAGAAGAAGTCCCGCGAGGACTGGCGCAAGgccaaggagctggaggaggctCGAAAGGCAGGCACAGCCCCGGCCGCCGTGGATGAAGAGGGTCGCGATATAAATCCACACATCCCGCAGTATATATCGAATGCTCCGTGGTATTACGGCTCCCAAGGGCCCACGCTCAAGCATCAGAGACCGCAGCACGAGGACGAGCAGGGCCAGCTGGACAAGCGGGCGCCCAAGGGTCTGGACACCACGCGCATCGTCACCAAGTTCCGGAAGGGCGCCTGCGAGAACTGTGGGGCCGTCACGCACAAGCGCAAGGATTGCCTGGAGAGACCTCGCAAAGTGCAGGCCAAGTATGCCGAATCCATTGTGGTCCATGATGAGCACCTGGTCAACGAGGCGGCGGTCAACTATGATGAGAAGCGCGATCGCTGGAGCAGCTACGATCCGGCGAACCACAGAGAGATCATCGAGGAGTACGAGAAGGTAGAGGAGGCTAAGCGGCAGCTTAAGGCCGAAAAGCTAAAAAACGGTAAGCAAACATATATCTTCACAaattaatgtataaattctTATAATTTCTGCCCCTCTACAGATCCCGATGCCGAGATTTCCGATGAAGACGGCAACGAGGACAAGTATGTGGACGAAGTGGACATGCCGGGCACAAAAGTGGACTCCAAACAGCGCATCACTGTGCGTAACTTGCGTATCCGCGAAGACACAGCCAAATACCTCAGGAATTTAGACCCGAACTCTGCGTACTACGatcccaaaacgcgctccatGCGTGACAATCCCAATCCTGCAGTTCCGGAAGAAGAGTGAGTACCACAATGAGTCACAAAGTTAGAGTTTACTTACATTTAACTACCTTGCAGAGCTGAGTTTGCTGGCGAGAATTTCGTGCGCTTCTCGGGAGACACCACAGCTCAGGCCACCGCTCAGTTGTTCGCCTGGGAAGCCCATGGCAAGGGTGTGGATGTCCATCTACTGGCTGAACCCACCAAGTTAGAACTGCTCCAGAAAGAGTACGAGCAGAAAAAGGAGCAGTTCAAGTCGAGTGTAAGTCTTtggtttattttgttgtttcaaAAATGCTATAAAAAAATCCTCTTTACAGACCAAAACTCACATCGTGGAGAAATACGGGGGAGAGGAGCATTTGCAGGTGCCGCCCAagtcgctgctgctggctcaaACGGAGGAATACATCGAGTACTCTCGCAGCGGCAAGGTCATCAAGGGCGTGGAGAAACCGAAAGCCCGCAGCATATACGAGGAGGATGTATACATCAATAACCACACGACCGTGTGGGGCAGCTTCTGGAATGCCGGTCGCTGGGGCTACAAGTGCTGCAAGTCCTTCATCAAGAACTCTTACTGCGTGGGCATGCAGGAGCCAGAGGGTTATTCGGATCAGCATCCCACCTCCAGTTCCAGCTTagcggctgctgctgtagcAGCAGAGTCCACCGCTCAAGTGCATTTCAAAGTGCCGGAGGTGCCTTCGGAGAAGCCTGTCCTATCCGAAGTTGACTCTGTCCCAAGCTCAGAATCTTCATCGTCTTCGGAGGAGGAAGAGAAGCCGGAAAAGAAAAGGTCAAAGAAGAAATCCAAGAAGCGcgagaagaaaaagaaggcCAAGGAGCAGCGGAAACAGAAATCCAAGCACAGAGAAgccaaggagaaggagaagacaAAGACGAAGGAAAAGGCAAAGGAGATTCCCGATGAGATGGACGATCGCAAGCGGGCCTACAACAGCATGTACGACATTAAGGCGCCCACCGAGGACGAAATCGAGGAGTGGAAAAAGAAGCGGCCGCGTGCCGAAGATCCGATGATGCAGTTTATGtagaaaaggaaataaaaataatctagATTTTAAAGGAAACTTTAATCTTAAACAATTGCGTACTGCTCATAGAGCAACTCCCTGATTTTATAGTACTCCTCCGACAGACAGCCCTCCATGGCCACCTTGCCGGCATCCACACGCCGCAAGGCCAAAGTTCCATTGCTGCACCAAAGGACGCCGCCGGAGAACTCCGAGTTGATGTTGTTGCGCATGAGAATCTGCTTGAAGTCGGAGAGCTTTAGCTCGTTGATCAGCACCGAATTGTGGACGGGGATCTCGTCTTCCGCTAGCGTTTCCAGGGTCAATGTCTTGCCCTCTTGCACGTCCTGCTCAACTGTGACATCCATGGGAGCGTCGATGGCCTTGAGACGCATTCCCAGGCGGCCATCCACCCAGGCCACCTCCGCGTCTTTGCCCTTTTGAAACTGTAGCTGGGAGACGAGACCCTCGGTGAGGCGCACCTGGTAAATGTGGATCTCGGTGGTCACGTCGATGATCTCGCCCTTCTGCGGCGTGAAGACGCGGGCGCCGACATTCTGCTCACAATGCTTGGCCACCACCTGGGTGCCCTCCGCAGTGCCGTGGATGACAATCACCCGTCTCGGTCGCAACTGGGAGAGGATCTTCAGCATGGACTCACCGTCCGAGCGACCCTCGAAATCGATTCGCTGGATCTGGGCATTCACTTCGATGGTTTTGCGCTGATTTATCAGCTTGGTGGGCTTCTCTAGCAGCTGGACGTCGGTGTCTGCGACGGCTCCATTGGCCTGATGATCAGCTCCCATGCCCGGTTCCTCCTTCTTCACGTTCTCCTTGTTCTGCTCCTCCATGGGCACGAAGTCGTACCCGCCCGTGTCGGCGATGCGGTAGTCGTCGAGGTTGATGATCTCTCCGTACTCGTCGTACTTGATCTTTTCCTCGTGATAGGGAAACATAACATGATGGCGCTTGTTGGACTTGAAGAAGCCGGAATGGTGACGACCCTCTGGCCTGACCACAATGTCGTGCTTGCCCGTTATAACACTCATTTCAATGTCATCCTCGGACTCGGAGCTGCTTTCCTCCTCCACATCAGGCTTCACAATGAGGGGATTTAGTTTTTCGCCCTGCGTGCGTAGGTATTCATCTAGCTCGGCGCCTTCCAGCTCAACTCTTCGTCGGATGTCCAGCTCAATTTGCTTGCCAGGCGAGCAGTTCTCTACCAGTTCCATAGCCAGAGTTCCCGGCGAAGTACGTGTGGTAAGAATAATGCTATTGTTGGCATTGCTGGCCCACTGCACAAAAAGGTCTCTGGTGAATCCGCTCTCCAGGTCCGGCGTGCTGGCGAGCACAACTTTGGGTCCGGCAGGAAGTTTGTAGACGTCCGCCAGGGAGTGACACAGCTGGATGTGCTTGAACTGGAAGGGATTGTTTCGGGCACCCTCGAAGGCCTTCGTTAACTTGTCGCTCATCCACTCGATCTGCGACTTGGCGAACTCGATCACGTTGTAGCTGACATTGTTTAGGAGGGCCAGGGAGTAGGCCATCAGGCCGGACTCCTTGTTCTTCCACAGTTGGTCCAGCATGTGGGCCAGCTCTAGAACGCGTCCAGCGGTGTCCACAGCTATGAGGACATTGCCATTATTTCGCACCGTCTGCAGGATGTTGGTCATCAGCTTTTCATCGCGGGCACGTCTCCTGGCCTGCTGGTATTGTGCATTGTAAGCGTCGGTAATGAGGAGCGAGGGCCTCTGCAGCCTGTCCAGCTCACACCCGCTCAGGTGGCGTTCCTTTTTGTGGTTAAAATCAGTGGCATAGACGATGTCCTCCTCGCCCACCTTTACTATCTTCCAGATCGTGCCGCCGATCATGTGGCCAGCGTTTAAGGGAGTTATGGATATGCCATAGCCCTTGCCCTTCAGTGAAACCGTTTGGTTATACTTCAGTTGCGTGATCTTCTCGAAGGCCGTGTCCACGTCGTCCAGCGAGAAGAGATCAAAGTCGCCCATGTTGAAGTGCGACATGTACAGGTCATACATGAACATTTGTCCCATCTTGAACACGGGAATTGTGGCGTATATCGGGCAGTTAAGACCCAGTTTGCCCACCAGGTAAGGCAAGGCGCCCAGGTGATACGCATCCGGGTGGGACAGGAGCACGGCATCCAGGGTATGCACCTGCCtgtaattatacaaaattagaAGTCGTTCCTTGAACTGCTTCGAATGTTTACCTTTTTAGCTCTTTGATAAAGTTGGCGTCGAACTTTTCATCCCATCCGCAGTCCAACAGAATTCGCACGTCGTCTATCTGGAGGATGTAGCACGGCGGAGACTCGTCCATCGCCCCGGATATCGTGTGCAGCTTGATAATGGACGTCATTTTAAGGGATTCAACTACTATTCAACTGCAGATTAACGcacattaattaaaaaacgaTAAAATAATCTTCGAAGATAGAAGTGAAGGCCCAAATGACCGGCCCAGGGATGGAATACAACTTTGTGCTGGGGTTGCCAGACGGTTTTATCTGCAATAGCTGTTTGTTTATACAGTGAACACCAGTTTAAAGGAACTGTGCCTAttaaggtatttttttttctattttgaataaattgaTTCGTTTTTTCCTGTAAAAATTATTGGTTAATACAACTTTGATTtccttttcgtttttattttattaaaatatgtttttgtttttatgttattgaacctttatttttctttatttaactcactgaaatgtatattttttatttggtttaattgaatttaaactaatttttgttCTTAATTAATCGATGTTATTTTCTAAAAGATCGAAAAAAATCGATCTATTGAGAATCGaataaaatatcttttttaTGGCGATCGGCAAGCCTTTCCCATTATCTTATCttctttaaagttaatttaattatggcCTTATAAGATACTCTTATCTGTTTATTGATTAGTagacaaatatttacatatttaacgGAAACAGTGAAATCTTTTGACACGAACCATAGTATATTTCTGCTGTCCTTCAGCAGTAATGTACGGAAAGAGTtaatcttaattatttatttttaattcttagACACAGATTATTTTAGTAAAATTTAATGTTCAAGTTTAAGCTGAACATATAAAGTAGAATgctcgttattagaggttctACTGTACAGACCCCTTTGGACGAACTGCTCTGGTTTGAGTGCATTGCACCCCTCGTCACCAGCTGAGTTTCGTCAGCCCGCCAGTCGCGACTTCTGCCGCCCCGAGGATGCGGAATTCCCTCAGATCCCGCTGAGATTCAAGTTCCTGCCAAACGATGTTCGTGCGGCTGTGGCACAGGAATTTCCACATCCATGACCTGCTCCTGGCCATTAGCCTGGTCACGCTCATTGTGTACCTTTCGCTGCCCTTCCGCTTCGCCTCGCACTATGACTACATCGAGGGATCGCAGATCGAGGGGGCTCTTGTGCCGCAGGTCACCCGGAATGTGTCCCTGCAGGAGGTTTTCGAGTGCACCTACTCGGAGATTATTGCGGCCAACAGGTTCGTCTACAACCTGGCCCACTACCACGAGGCGGTTCACAACGGGGGCGAGATCCGTCCCGGCGGCGAGTTCCGCCCGGAGCAGTGCCAGGCCCGCTACAGCACCGCCATCATTGTGCCGTACAGGCAACGGGAGGAGCAGCTGCACGCCTTCCTCACCTACATGCACAATTACCTGCGCCAGCAGCTGATCCACTATCGAATTTTCCTAGTCGAGCAGTACGACCACAAGCCCTTCAACCGGGCGATGCTCTTCAACATTGGTGCCCAGGTGGCGGCGGAGTACGGCTTCCCCTGTCTGATACTTTCCGACGTGGACCTGCTGCCTCTCAACTCGGGCCAGATGTACGCGTGTACGGAGAAACCACGGCACATGTGCTCCGCTTTGGATCACTGGCGTTTCCGACTGCCCTACCGCAGCCTCTTCGGTGGCGTTGTGGCCATCAATACCGTCCAGTTCCAGCAGATTAACGGAATGTCCAATCTGTATCACGGCTGGGGCGGCGAGGATGATGATCTCTACGAGCGGCTGAACGCTATGGGCATCGACATCTGCCGCTTTGCGATGGAGTTCAGCGAGTACACGATGCTGAAGCACAAGCCGGAGAAGCCCAACAAGAACCGGGTGGCCCTGCTCCGGGCCGCCGCTCTTCGGCAGCACTCGGATGGACTCAACTCGCTGGTCTACAAGGAGGTGGAGCGACGCATGCACAGTCTGTTTACGCACATTCTGGTGGAGACCTGAGGGCGCTGCCTGCtagtatttgttatttatgtaGCTTTAGACTTTGGATGCACTTAGCTTAGCAGCCGCCTTAGACAATGCGTTCCGAATCGATATCGTGATATCTCCACTCACTAGGCTAAGAAGCTGGGAACGCTGGACGAGAGGGTCGTAGAACATAATCTGTTTAAAGAAGTACAATGCGCAAATTATCTTCGATGTAAGA
Above is a genomic segment from Drosophila kikkawai strain 14028-0561.14 chromosome 3R, DkikHiC1v2, whole genome shotgun sequence containing:
- the beta4GalNAcTB gene encoding beta-1,4-N-acetylgalactosaminyltransferase bre-4, which translates into the protein MFVRLWHRNFHIHDLLLAISLVTLIVYLSLPFRFASHYDYIEGSQIEGALVPQVTRNVSLQEVFECTYSEIIAANRFVYNLAHYHEAVHNGGEIRPGGEFRPEQCQARYSTAIIVPYRQREEQLHAFLTYMHNYLRQQLIHYRIFLVEQYDHKPFNRAMLFNIGAQVAAEYGFPCLILSDVDLLPLNSGQMYACTEKPRHMCSALDHWRFRLPYRSLFGGVVAINTVQFQQINGMSNLYHGWGGEDDDLYERLNAMGIDICRFAMEFSEYTMLKHKPEKPNKNRVALLRAAALRQHSDGLNSLVYKEVERRMHSLFTHILVET
- the Cpsf100 gene encoding probable cleavage and polyadenylation specificity factor subunit 2 produces the protein MTSIIKLHTISGAMDESPPCYILQIDDVRILLDCGWDEKFDANFIKELKRQVHTLDAVLLSHPDAYHLGALPYLVGKLGLNCPIYATIPVFKMGQMFMYDLYMSHFNMGDFDLFSLDDVDTAFEKITQLKYNQTVSLKGKGYGISITPLNAGHMIGGTIWKIVKVGEEDIVYATDFNHKKERHLSGCELDRLQRPSLLITDAYNAQYQQARRRARDEKLMTNILQTVRNNGNVLIAVDTAGRVLELAHMLDQLWKNKESGLMAYSLALLNNVSYNVIEFAKSQIEWMSDKLTKAFEGARNNPFQFKHIQLCHSLADVYKLPAGPKVVLASTPDLESGFTRDLFVQWASNANNSIILTTRTSPGTLAMELVENCSPGKQIELDIRRRVELEGAELDEYLRTQGEKLNPLIVKPDVEEESSSESEDDIEMSVITGKHDIVVRPEGRHHSGFFKSNKRHHVMFPYHEEKIKYDEYGEIINLDDYRIADTGGYDFVPMEEQNKENVKKEEPGMGADHQANGAVADTDVQLLEKPTKLINQRKTIEVNAQIQRIDFEGRSDGESMLKILSQLRPRRVIVIHGTAEGTQVVAKHCEQNVGARVFTPQKGEIIDVTTEIHIYQVRLTEGLVSQLQFQKGKDAEVAWVDGRLGMRLKAIDAPMDVTVEQDVQEGKTLTLETLAEDEIPVHNSVLINELKLSDFKQILMRNNINSEFSGGVLWCSNGTLALRRVDAGKVAMEGCLSEEYYKIRELLYEQYAIV
- the Slu7 gene encoding pre-mRNA-splicing factor Slu7; amino-acid sequence: MSSGAMRTPVSQILQSKHDQDAEEEPKKKSREDWRKAKELEEARKAGTAPAAVDEEGRDINPHIPQYISNAPWYYGSQGPTLKHQRPQHEDEQGQLDKRAPKGLDTTRIVTKFRKGACENCGAVTHKRKDCLERPRKVQAKYAESIVVHDEHLVNEAAVNYDEKRDRWSSYDPANHREIIEEYEKVEEAKRQLKAEKLKNDPDAEISDEDGNEDKYVDEVDMPGTKVDSKQRITVRNLRIREDTAKYLRNLDPNSAYYDPKTRSMRDNPNPAVPEEEAEFAGENFVRFSGDTTAQATAQLFAWEAHGKGVDVHLLAEPTKLELLQKEYEQKKEQFKSSTKTHIVEKYGGEEHLQVPPKSLLLAQTEEYIEYSRSGKVIKGVEKPKARSIYEEDVYINNHTTVWGSFWNAGRWGYKCCKSFIKNSYCVGMQEPEGYSDQHPTSSSSLAAAAVAAESTAQVHFKVPEVPSEKPVLSEVDSVPSSESSSSSEEEEKPEKKRSKKKSKKREKKKKAKEQRKQKSKHREAKEKEKTKTKEKAKEIPDEMDDRKRAYNSMYDIKAPTEDEIEEWKKKRPRAEDPMMQFM